A genomic segment from Variovorax paradoxus B4 encodes:
- a CDS encoding IclR family transcriptional regulator — protein sequence MKDDANEVTTVAEAESRSYSAPALEKGLDILEALCRSEQPLSQKDIAQRLGRSLGEIYRMVACLVNRNYVTLVDETCYGITTKLFELAHINPPTHRLLFEATPIMQRLAGELDQSCHLTIYGQGKQVVLCKIDTPSGMGFAVRAGAELDVLISASGRVLLAFQDEETRKLRIEESLQRRPEQANQQIGTILDSIRATGFESIPSVQVRGLYAISFPILDTQGQAIAALTVPYAERIDQVQRKSIPEVTQALGIAARTLSARIGGMVSSAGLKATEKESILKRTKRPGEH from the coding sequence ATGAAAGACGATGCGAATGAAGTGACTACGGTGGCCGAAGCCGAGAGCCGGTCTTACTCGGCTCCAGCCCTGGAAAAGGGGCTCGACATCCTCGAGGCCCTGTGCCGAAGCGAGCAACCCCTCTCGCAAAAAGATATCGCGCAGCGCCTGGGTCGCAGCCTCGGCGAGATCTACCGGATGGTCGCCTGCCTGGTCAACCGCAACTACGTGACGCTCGTCGACGAGACCTGCTATGGAATCACGACCAAACTGTTCGAGCTCGCTCACATCAATCCGCCGACGCACCGGCTTCTCTTCGAAGCCACACCGATCATGCAAAGACTGGCGGGCGAACTCGATCAGTCTTGTCACCTCACGATCTACGGTCAGGGCAAGCAGGTGGTTTTGTGCAAGATCGATACCCCCAGTGGCATGGGTTTTGCCGTCCGTGCCGGGGCGGAACTCGACGTACTGATCTCCGCATCTGGCCGCGTCCTGCTGGCGTTCCAAGATGAGGAGACGCGCAAGCTGCGCATCGAGGAATCGCTCCAGCGGCGACCGGAGCAAGCAAACCAGCAGATAGGCACCATCCTCGATTCGATCCGCGCCACTGGCTTTGAGTCGATTCCGAGCGTGCAGGTCCGCGGCCTCTACGCCATCAGCTTCCCGATTCTCGACACGCAGGGGCAAGCAATCGCCGCACTCACCGTGCCGTACGCCGAGCGGATCGATCAGGTACAGCGAAAGTCGATTCCAGAGGTCACCCAGGCGCTAGGCATCGCCGCTCGCACCTTGTCAGCACGGATAGGAGGGATGGTTTCGTCGGCCGGCCTGAAGGCCACGGAAAAAGAAAGCATCCTCAAGCGGACGAAGCGGCCCGGCGAACACTGA
- a CDS encoding Bug family tripartite tricarboxylate transporter substrate binding protein produces the protein MDANHFARPSRCLDRRQLLKSAAAGLVALPFGVHSQDYPSRPIRLVVPFPPGGPTDVLARIVATRLAGRLGQPVIIDNKPGASGMIGADAVAKAVPDGYTLLANASIHVINPSLYAKPRYDALADFAAISNLADVPLVLGVHPKVPARSVKELVALAKSSRTPLAFASAGNATSQHLSGEAFKIAAGIDMLHVPYKGSAPALTDLVGGQVQLMFDSLPSSMPFIKSGAIRPLAVTTPRRSSALPDVPTVAESGYPGFSISTWYGMWAPSATPTPVVEHLSREIAAIVRLPEVREQFASLGAEPIGNTPKEFAAFAKAELSKWAGIVKQSGAKVE, from the coding sequence ATGGACGCAAACCACTTCGCCCGCCCCAGCCGCTGCCTGGACCGTCGGCAACTGCTCAAATCGGCAGCCGCCGGCCTCGTCGCACTGCCGTTCGGTGTGCATTCGCAGGACTACCCGTCGCGGCCGATCCGCCTGGTCGTCCCGTTCCCTCCAGGCGGGCCCACCGACGTGCTCGCCCGCATCGTCGCGACGCGCCTGGCCGGGAGGCTGGGGCAGCCTGTCATCATTGACAACAAGCCCGGCGCGAGTGGGATGATCGGGGCCGATGCGGTCGCAAAGGCAGTTCCGGACGGCTACACCCTGCTGGCAAACGCCTCGATTCATGTCATCAACCCGAGCCTGTACGCGAAGCCGCGCTACGACGCACTCGCCGATTTCGCAGCCATCAGCAATCTCGCCGATGTGCCGCTGGTGCTCGGCGTGCATCCAAAGGTCCCGGCGCGGTCGGTGAAGGAACTGGTCGCGCTGGCCAAATCCTCCAGAACGCCCCTCGCCTTTGCTTCGGCGGGCAATGCGACGTCCCAGCACCTCTCCGGCGAAGCCTTCAAGATCGCAGCCGGCATCGACATGCTGCACGTTCCGTATAAGGGCAGCGCGCCCGCATTGACGGACCTGGTGGGTGGGCAGGTCCAGTTGATGTTCGACTCGCTTCCCTCGAGCATGCCGTTCATCAAGTCAGGCGCGATCCGCCCGTTGGCGGTGACGACGCCTCGGCGGTCCTCGGCATTGCCGGATGTGCCGACGGTCGCCGAGAGCGGATACCCCGGTTTCAGCATCAGTACCTGGTACGGGATGTGGGCGCCGTCGGCCACGCCGACCCCAGTCGTTGAACACCTGTCGAGGGAAATCGCAGCCATTGTTCGGCTGCCAGAGGTGCGCGAGCAGTTCGCCAGCCTGGGGGCCGAGCCGATCGGCAACACGCCCAAAGAGTTCGCCGCGTTCGCAAAGGCGGAGCTTTCGAAATGGGCCGGGATCGTCAAGCAATCCGGGGCGAAGGTCGAGTGA
- a CDS encoding CaiB/BaiF CoA transferase family protein, with protein sequence MNFEPLKGVRVLDLTSVVVGPVCTWRLGQYGAEIVKIESPEGDLMRGLGGLSPTGQHSGAYLHFNRGKRNICLDLKKEGAGQVIERLIASADVIVANMRPQALERLGLDAATVRAKHPDKVYCLITGYGTDGPYAGRPTYDSVVQAATGMAGLMLARDGEPAYVPMLICDHVAGEIAAGAILAAIVERRASGSGCSIEVPMFETMATFVLQEHLAQHSFDPPVGPPGDLRLLSPHNKPVKTADGWISFTINTNPQVRAFLKATDRQQLLDDPRFTNVAARARHVAEWFEVRGAPLTSRTTAEWLDVLRAADIAVQPCHTLETLPHDPHLEAVGLIGFEQHPTEGRTAAIRSSIRFEGAYPPRRSPAQPRGANTCELLREIGYEDDAIEALLSAGAAQAASST encoded by the coding sequence ATGAACTTCGAACCCCTAAAGGGCGTACGCGTCCTGGACCTGACCAGCGTCGTGGTCGGCCCTGTTTGCACCTGGCGACTGGGTCAGTATGGCGCCGAGATCGTGAAGATCGAGAGCCCCGAAGGCGATCTGATGCGCGGACTGGGGGGGCTGTCGCCGACGGGCCAGCACTCAGGTGCCTACCTGCACTTCAACCGCGGCAAGCGCAACATCTGCCTCGACCTGAAGAAGGAAGGCGCCGGGCAAGTCATCGAAAGGCTCATTGCGTCGGCCGACGTCATCGTCGCCAATATGCGCCCCCAAGCACTCGAGCGATTGGGCCTCGACGCGGCGACCGTGCGCGCCAAGCATCCCGACAAGGTCTACTGCCTGATCACCGGCTACGGCACCGATGGTCCGTACGCGGGCCGGCCCACGTACGACAGTGTCGTGCAGGCCGCGACGGGGATGGCGGGTCTGATGCTTGCGCGCGACGGAGAGCCGGCTTACGTTCCGATGCTGATCTGCGATCACGTGGCCGGCGAGATCGCGGCGGGTGCGATCCTTGCCGCCATCGTGGAGCGAAGGGCCAGCGGTTCGGGCTGCAGCATCGAGGTGCCGATGTTCGAAACCATGGCCACCTTTGTTCTCCAAGAGCATCTTGCACAGCACAGCTTCGACCCGCCCGTGGGCCCACCCGGCGACCTGCGACTGCTGAGTCCGCACAACAAGCCGGTGAAGACCGCGGATGGGTGGATCTCGTTCACCATCAATACCAACCCGCAGGTCCGCGCGTTCCTCAAGGCCACCGACCGGCAGCAGTTGCTGGACGACCCGAGGTTCACGAACGTGGCGGCGCGCGCACGCCATGTCGCTGAATGGTTCGAAGTCCGCGGCGCACCATTGACGAGCCGGACGACGGCCGAGTGGCTCGATGTCTTGCGCGCTGCGGATATCGCCGTGCAACCCTGCCACACCCTTGAGACGCTGCCTCATGATCCTCACCTTGAGGCCGTCGGATTGATCGGTTTCGAGCAACATCCGACTGAAGGCCGAACGGCGGCGATCCGGTCGTCGATCCGCTTCGAGGGCGCCTATCCACCTCGACGCTCGCCAGCGCAGCCCCGCGGCGCGAACACCTGCGAATTGCTGCGCGAGATCGGCTACGAAGACGATGCCATAGAGGCGCTGCTATCCGCCGGCGCGGCACAGGCCGCGTCCTCCACCTAA